CCCTCGCCGATGCCCTGGTGAAACGTTCGGCGGATCGCTATCAGGGCTGGGGCGATGTGGTGATCTTCGCCGCGTGCACAGCCTCGCGCATCGGCGAGGTATCCGGCTGCCGGGTCGGTGACATCGACACCAAGACATGGACGTGGGAAGTACGTTGGCAGACAACACCCTCACCGGGCGGTATGGCCGATAAGGGCACCAAGGGCAACGGGCTCGGTACGTGCCGCTGATCGAAGAAGTTCGGCAACTGGTCACACAGCGCCTCGACATCGTCGGCCGCGACAACCCGGGCGCGCGATTGTTTCGGGGTCCGCGTGGCGGACGGATCGCTACGGGTGTGTTGCGCGATGCGACCCACTGGGACGAGGTCGTCACGAAGCTCGGTTACGAGCACCTGCGGCGGCACGATCTCCGGCATACCGGACTCACCTGGATGGCCGATGCCGGGGTGAGCCTGCACGTGCTTCAGAAGATCGCCGGGCACGCCGATAGCCGAACCACGGAGCGGTACCTGCACCCGGACCGCCGGGAGATCACCGGGGCTGGTGACAAGCTCTCTGAGCACTTGCGGTCCCGTTCTGGTCCCGCTCTGCGTGTAGTCGGATGATGAAGAAAGCCCCTCCGGTGCTGGTCGGAGGGGCTTTCTTGATGGTCGGGCTGACAGGATTTGAACCTGCGACCACTTGACCCCCAGTCAAGTGCGCTACCAAACTGCGCCACAGCCCGATTGCGTCCGTCGTGCGGGCGCTCGAAGAGATTACCGCACGATCCTGCGAGGGAGCTAATCGCCTAGTCAGGGCGTGGTGGGGAGGGGTGAGCGGCGAGGGCGCCCGGTCGCGGATGCAGTGCGGGAGAGGCGAATCGTGGTGAACGTCCTCTCGCCGAGTATGCGGGGCCGGGCGCGGCGCCGAGTTCGGGCGTGCGGGCAGGTCCGCCGAGCTTCTACGCCCGGTATACCCGGGCATGCGGCGTTCGGATGACTTAGCATCATCGGTCTCCGGATTCCGTCCTCGGCTACTCCTGTGGGTCACGAGGAACACGGCGTCGTGGATCGGGGCACACCGGGTGGGTCAGCGACGGAACAG
The DNA window shown above is from Nocardia sp. NBC_01730 and carries:
- a CDS encoding tyrosine-type recombinase/integrase, producing MPLIEEVRQLVTQRLDIVGRDNPGARLFRGPRGGRIATGVLRDATHWDEVVTKLGYEHLRRHDLRHTGLTWMADAGVSLHVLQKIAGHADSRTTERYLHPDRREITGAGDKLSEHLRSRSGPALRVVG